One Triticum dicoccoides isolate Atlit2015 ecotype Zavitan chromosome 3B, WEW_v2.0, whole genome shotgun sequence genomic window, CTGTTTAGCTGGGATGGCAGTGAGGAGTCGTCTGATGTGCTCTTGTACAACAGGAAGCCCGAGCCCGTTTTTGTTTCTACCGAGTCTGTACCTCAAGTATGCGTACCACCTGATTCGTATTCTAATACATGTAGCAAAAACTATCGGTGTTAATTCTTTGTCTCTTTAGAACTAGTACTCCTTTTGAGTTTCTTTCAGAACACTACAACTGTTGAGCGCTCTAACACATTTGTCATGCGGGCACATATCACAATGGATAAAGTAATTGAGTTATTACTCCTTACATTACACGAATCAATAGATGAATCCCCACAAGAATCAATCAGACGATGGGCATGTCTTGCATGTTTGGTGCCTAAGTTAACGGAATTCTGCGACACCTGCGCGAGAATTTCCGGTCGCCGTCCTTGCCTGCATCCATGAACGCGGTTGAGATGGTTAGAAATTCGCGTCGATCGGCTGCCAGAACTTAAGATCAAATAAGCAAGAAATCATGCAGATCAGGTATGGCTCCGTCATTGATTTTTTTTTTGGATACGTCTTGTTCTTTGGACAGAAATCATGCAACGACTAAGCTGTATTACGgacagtaatactccctccgtcccaaaataagtgtctcaagcttagtacaactttgtactttgagacacttattttaggacaaAGGGAGTGAGCTAACGTTATGACAAAACAAACTAATGGTATTATCACCATCATATAAATTGTGACAAAACAAACTATTATCCATGCTGACATACTATGTTATATAAAACTCATAATTATAGAAGCAACGCAATCACATACTACACACAAGCTACACCTCAATACCGTAGTTTGATTAATGAAACGCTAAAAAGTTGTTGCCTTCCAAAAGTTCAAGGATGGCATGCAACCATTTACAAATCAGCCACAACTCCATCTGGAACAACAAACATAACATTACAGTTATTGAGTTAACATAATGAAGTGAGAGTGTGACATTGCCTTAAATAAAGCAGTGGTTCAATCTTATCAAATTCAAATGTCTGGAAAGCAAGCAGTCACAGTCACACACCGGCCAGTTATGTGATCATCCATTAATCATGCCTTGCTGACTGAGACTGTCAGCATAGCTAATCTGGCAAGCTCATCATGCAACCTCCCTTCCACGCTCCAACAACGCTCAGAAGTCTTCACAAAATCATCCATTAGATCTCCGAAATGCTGCACTAGTATCTGCTCGAACACGGCTCTTAGCTGGTTAGCGGTCCAGGCTGGGGTGATGAGCTCTTTGTTGATGCCGCCTGTAAAGTCATGCACCAGCATCTCCCTTATTGAAAATGAGCCCTCTTCGTGGATGATCTCCTTCAGCTCTTCATTTGAAGGTCCATACATCGgcatgtagaaagaattaaacttctCTTTGTCTATTACTCCCTGTTAGTCATACGGAAAGATCAAATAGTCATTCTTTTGTTAGGGAATAATAAGAATATACCTCTGAAGCCATGACACTAAGAACCTGAGTTATGATTTCCCATATGTGAAAGGAGGCAATACCATCAAAACGCCTCCCTATAATGGAAACAACCATCTGTCCTCCTGGGGCTAACTCTTTGGCCCTTAGCTCCAGGAAATGTGTGAAATCTTTCCTAAATTGTTCCGCATAAGCCTGAAGGACTATAGGGAGTCTTTCACGCCTAGCTTTCTCATCAATGTCATATGCTGGGATATGGTTCCTCGCTAGAACTTCAGGAGCCTATATAAATAAAAGATTTTCTTACATTTTAAATACATTTATTCATTGGATCGATCCATCGAGTAGTGTTATACTCGCACCTTTGAGAGCCATTGTAGGCTACTGGATGAGCACACAAGATGCAATGAGCTACTGGTGAAGAGCCTCTCATAAAACGACCCTGGTGTGACACCAATCATGACAAGAGGCTTCTTGCTTTGACGGAGCGTGACTAGGCTCTTCACGACCATGTTGAAGTCATTGTCAGGAAGGTCATTGAGGAACACAAGTAGTTCCGGTGACGGCTGCTGGAGCTGAAGACAGTAACTCTGAATAGCCTTGATGGCGATCGATACAAGTGCAAGGGCATTTGGGCCAGTGGAGCAGCCCAAGTCAGCGATCACAACCTTTTGGGGCAACAAAGTGTTGGTATTGCTGCCTAAGTCAATGATGGCTGCTTCTATCAGGAGTTTCATTCTGTTCTGCTGAGCGCTCTGCAGTCAACTTGTATTTCATTAGAaaatttagtactccctctgtcccacaatataagatgtttttgcaagttgttttagcttgcaaaaacatcttatactGTGGAACGGAGGACTAGAATCTAAGAGCTAATGGTGTGCTTTTTAAATTCATACATTCTATCAAATTTGAGAAATATAAGCTAGTTATTTCATAAATTCCCAGAAAACAATTGGTGTAATATGAATGAAGTTCTTGATGAGACAGTCTTGTAAATTCAAGTGTCAAAGAACATCATACCTGAAAAGCAGAGTTGCGAGCATAGCTTGTTTCTCCCTGACCTTGATTCATATGAACCATTTGTTTCGAAGGACTTTGTTTACAGAAGGCCCAACTTCCGGAGAGCTGCAACCTAAGATTACCAGATTAGGAAGCCAATGCTAATGGTGTATTGGAAGCTCAATCCAATTTTTATATGCTAACTGGGATGGTGGCTAATCCATCTTATGGCTAGACAACAGAAAGAGCGGGTCAAATTCAAATAATGTGGCGCTCATATACAAGGCTGTGGGACCTCTCGTCTCGCCCGAGACGCTCCCGCGGGCGGCAGGGCGAACCCTAGCGGCCGCCGCACCAGCCCTCTTCCCCACCtcctctcctcctcgccgccgtcggAGGGCGCCGCCTGGCGAAGCCcggtcggcgtcggcggcggcgggatcttcTGGCCCCCCTCCCCTGTTGCTCGCGGCACGGGCGCCACAGCTTGGCAGGGGCGCGTCGCTCGCGCGGGGTGGCGTGGCCTGCCGGCGGAGCGGCAGCGGCTGCGCGGATGGATGGGCAGCTAGCGAGGCGGAGATGGCGGGTCGGCTCTTCTGCGGGCGTTAGGTCCAGATCCCCTTGTCGTCCGGCTCGGGCTGCGGCAGCGTGGGTCGGAGGGCGCTCTGCCTTGGCGGGCTGCTGCTCCGGCGAGGCTGGGGAGCCGCCTGCTGCTGTTGCCTGGCGGCGGGCGGGCCTCCGGGGGCGACTCGCCTGGTGGCGGCGGTGGTACAGCTCCGACCACGGGCTGCAGCGGACGGGTCCCGGTGGACCCCTTCTCTTCGGGCCATGGCTCGACCTCCTTCTCCTCTCGGTCGGGGTCGGAGGCGGGCTGGTGCTGGTGGAGGTGGGGGCGTGCCGGCCGGATCTGATGCAAATTTTTCGGTAGGCGGCGCGGGTTGGCATCGGCCGGGCGTGGCCGCtgctccggccgtgggcggcggcatGGGACGGTCTCGGTGATGGCCTCCCGGTGTCGTGGCGGCTCCACGGTAGCTCGAGGGATCTGTTCGCGGCAGCGGTCGGCTTCTTCGGCGTCGACTCGTCTGCGGTCGGGCCGTTTCGGCCTTCACCCCATCTCCTCGTCGCTTGGGCGTTTCACCCATGAATGGGCTGGTCCTCTCCCAGCTGCGGTCCGCCGCTCGTCTCGCGCCCCGGtgctgcaggaccgagctcgtcccgcgcccgatgcagcaggaccgagctcgtctcgcgcacggtgcaGCAGGACTGATCTCGTCCCCCTCTcgatgcagcaggaccgagctcgtctcgcgctcggGGCTGCAGGACGGGTCGGTGGATGCCAGTTTtggccgacctattgggtctcgACGCTGGGGGTCGCCCAGGATGGCGAAAGGTGGGACCTTTCTGCTCGTCTCTTTCGTTGGGGTGCGACGGGTCTCcggtgaggtggtgtcaaggtcttggatgctggggcggcggccctggtggtggtagcgcGGTGCTCGTGGGCAGAGCCCgtgccttggtgctgcccggtctccttggccgtgtgggcggcgtggttgccggggtgtggcgttcggtggcggtgagtgttggccgaggtgaaaacctattctatcttcggacggaccggcggtggcgaagatcgttcccttcttgaaggcgtcgtcgcggctttcATTGCCCGTCATGTGGCtccgggggaaactctgatccttggatcgggcggtggcggcgcgccggtgtcgttcccttcttgaaggcgccgccttggagtgCATGGTTCGTCATACGTAGCTTCATCTCTGTGTggtagtgctaggggtggtgttgtTGCGCTCAGCGCCTTTGTATCTTGtcctgggtgtgtgcgtgtgttgcggtGGTGTGGCGTGTGTTTGTACTGGATGCTTGTTGATtggtgctttatttataaagcgggccgaaagcctttttcggtaaattcAAATAATGTTACAACAATAAATTAAAAACGTGTCATGCTAGAAGTTGTTTTAGATCAGCAGAATTGCTGTTTTGATAAGTTTGTGTTGATTTAGGGCCTCAATTGAGGATAAAATGGCCAGAACAGACATTTCCGACATTCTAGAATAACAGAGGCACATTTTTGTTTAATGGTTTTGTCTTTGTAGTTGGGCAGTTCATCTTTTCTTTAGTGCTTATCCTTCTGTGTGATGCTTGTTGAACGCACAACCAAGTGCACAGCTGATGCAAATACAACAAGCAGCCAATGAACCATATGACGCAATTTTCAAATAATAACCAAGGGAATAGTACTCGTGGTCTATTGTAGGGATATGCAATAAGCTTATTTCTTTTTACAATGGATAATATATTAATATCAAACTGTTACCAAGTATACTCGGCCTGTGCAATATATAACACAACATCAAGAACTACTCAAGACATAAGAATACACATAACCAAaatattacagaaataaataaaatagaCATGACCCCAAATGTAATGCCTGGTCAATTAATGGTACAGGGCAACTAGCATCAGCATCAACCACCGCCATTGAGAACACCAGGATTATGTGATAGACTCTTTTTGAATCATATAGTACCATGGCGCAAAGACCATGGTATCATGGCGCAAAGTTTCGGGCATATATAGGTTAATTATTTTAGTATTGGATATTCTTTCGAAGGGGGAATAAGATCGCTCTGAGATTCACTTCAAACATGCCGTCTACTTTTATCCATAATCGTAGGCTATCAAGTGAAGTAGTCGATGCATGAAACTCAATACTGCTACTCACCAAGAAAGTCTCTTAGTGAATATGAAGACCTTCAGAAAAAGTAGGAAACAAATGGAGAGTAACGATGAATCTGGAGGGACATATAACATGTCTAAAAATTGGCTAATCATCGATCAAGAGTTCAAGACTCAAGAAGAGGGAACTAACAAGGGAACTGACATAATCGCGGGGTAGAGCCATTCTATGGCATGGATCAGCTGCTGATCAAGCTGTGCTTAGGGGGGAAGGACCGAACTGGACTGAAGAAGGCACTTCACAGCTTCTGCATACGCACCTGGAGATGAATGAAAACGGTGGGGGCGCCAGGGAAGGGCAGGCCTGACGTGGGAGAAGCTCCTCTTGGGGGTTGTGAAACTAATCCTTATGGTACTGGGCTATATGCAGCCTCTTATATTTTGGATTGCAACTTGACTTTGAATTATTGTAACGCTAGTACATGTCTACCAATTTGGTGTAGATCCGCTCAAAGAATAAGAAAAAGGATTTGGTGTACAGCCTAACACCAAGTCTTCGAAGGAAGTTCCAGCATGTCCATGTCTCGCTTACATCTCCGTGATTAGGTACAATGTGAATTAACCAAATGAGATGCTGATTAGTTCAGAAGTAATAATAAGACAGAAAATTAAAAGTAGCAGGCAACAGATCTAGTACCAAATCTATTCATGATGGAACGACGATCATGACATGCTGACAGAGTGACAGCCGCTAAATTTGGTCGTATTACTATTATAGGGTCTGACGCCCTGATCCTTTCTAGGGACGCATGATGGAACGACGATCATGACATGCTCACAGAGTAACACCAACTTTTTGCTATGCCAGCATGTCCATGTCTCGCTCACAGCTCGGTGATTAGGTAGTAGGTACAGTGCTAATTAACTCAAATGAGATGCTCAGTAGTTGGGAAGTAATAAACTAAtatctgttcatgtcaatctttctagaaccccccccccccacacacacacacacacagacacatacCAAAAAAACAACTAGATGTCCTGCTGCCTCCATATTCTTCGTCCTCACACTGCCATGATTGCTGACATGGAAGATGGAACTAACTAACAGCCTCTGTTCgacaatataaggtgtattagtattCTATATTATCTATCTAGCTTCAAACGCCCCGCGGCGCTCCTCAGGGCGGCACGGGCAGAAAACCCGGCACTGGCGCCCGCTCCCCCATCCCCTCCCTTCCCCACGCCGTCGCCGGTGCACGCCTGCGGGCAAAGACCCCTTGCGGCCGGCGGCGGCGTGATCCAATATGTTATGTTCTTCCAGCGCGCAGGTGGTGGAggggtgaaagatcgtggatgtcgcctagacggggggaggggggtgttaaataggcgttttaaaataattacggtttaggcttgaacaaatgcgaaataaacctagcggttaatttgccaagcacaaaacctacaacaactaggctcacctatgtgcaccaacaacttatgctaagcaacataaactactaggtgatagcaagatatatgacaagaaacaatatggctatcacaaagtaaagtgcataagtaaagggctcgggtaagagataaccgaggcacttggagacgacgatgtatcccgaagttcacacccttgcggatgctaatctccgtttggagcggtgtggaggcacaatgctccccaagaagccacttgggccaccgtaatctcctcacgccctcgcacaatgcaagatgtcgtgattccagtaagggaccttgagggcggtcaccgaacccatacaaatggcaacccttgggggcggtcaccgaacccgtacactttggcaacccttgggggtggtcaccggtacccgtcaaattgctcggggtgatctccacaacctaattggagaccccgacgcttgcccagagctttacaccataatgattgagctccgaacaccaccaaccgtctagggcgcccaagcacccaagaggaacaagctcaagggtaccaagcacccaagagtaataagcttctcaacttgtaacttccacgtatcaccgtggagaactcaaaccgatgcaccaaatgcaatggcaagggcacatggagtgcccaagtccttctctctcaaatcccaccgaagcaactaatgctagggaggaaaatgagaggaagaacaagaaggagaacaccaagaactccaagaactagatccaaggggttcccctcacatagaggagaaagtgattggtggaaatgtggatctagatctcctctctcttttccctcaaaaactagcaagaatccatggagggattgagagttggcAAGCACGAAGAAGGTcagcaatgggggaagaacacgagctctaaggataaggttcaatggggaggaagacccccttttataggagggggaaagtcCAACCGTtaagtgctcagcccgcacacgagcggtactaccgctccacgagcggtactatCGCTTGGGCGGAAGAAGCAGGGAAAAGGAGCAGCAAAACacgaaccttggggcggtagtaccgcttataagcggtactaccgctcaccccagcggtactaccgctggaggagcagAACACAGGTCCAAAAGAGGCAGGGCAGAGCAGAGTACGGCGGCAGTAAtgcagtagcggtactaccgcccgatcggcgcggtactaccgcttataggcggtactaccgcccaatcggggcggtactaccgcttataggcggAACTGCCGTGCCTTACTGCCGTGCAACTATtgctaaacccgacacgaaaagagcaagacccaaaatcgaggcggtagtagagcggtactggagcagtactaccgcttgacgctacaagcggtactaccgctgccaccgcggtactaccgcagggagaaaacagaactgccataacttcttcatatgagctccgaattgaacaaactcaagcttgttggatacaagacaacgagtagcatcaaaacagtgaGGTATGCCTAAGATATAGAGGAGTGAACACTCCACCAGAGAAGAACCGGTAGAACCTCCAacgtcgaaaacatcatagaagatgcatgtgaactccgttttcgatgaactcgagcttgtcatcaagatgaccataagctccaaatctcacaaggagaagaaccaaacaagaaccaataaagatgatgcaaggatgcaatggtttgagctctctatgatcgatacgatcaagcaactcatcgagagccccccttgatagtacggcaatcgaacctaaaacccggtctcccaactatgaccatgagaccggtaaactagaaaacctatcaagggaaaacctttgccttgcacaaagtccacttgagctagatgatgacgatcttgactccctcaagttggaccacctttcttgattgcgttggcgcgatgaagactagatgattgctccccctagtccactatgggtgagccactcttcggctcatcttcacaagtccattgataccACAATGGACGGCATGCTTCAatcacttgatctcttcatgatgcatcacttgaacttgcacaccgcatcctaaccccacaaagaactctcacggaaatcatgggttagtacacaaagcataattgacaatgcttaccataccatgggatcacttgatccctcttggtacatcttctacgctttatgtgttgatcaacttgattcactctttgacttagtcttgatcaacctctcacaagaccaatcttttagGTActaccttgaatagcaccttggtcgacacaaactctccttgaaaccaacatatgtactccaagaaaagcctatggacaaaaccttcaaatatatctcaagtcaaccattagtccatagagattgtcaacaattaccaaaaccaaatatgggggcaccgcatgttctttcaagggGGCTCGGGTGCTGCTGTGCGGCGGCTGCTCCGGCGTCCCCGGCATAGATTCGGCCCCtggcggcactccagcggctcctggTTGCGCGGATACGGCAGATGGCGGCACAGGcgggcaactctgttgcttggcggCGGCCCATCTGGCGGTGCGACGGCTGCGGCAGGACAGGCGTGTTCGGTCGGCCTTCCTGCTCGGTGGGATGGGGCGGGGTGGTGGTCCCCCTTCCCGGCTTGGTGTTGCGGTTCTGGCTGGCTTGCTGGCCCGACGTGGCTGGCGGCATAGTGGGTGGTGGGGGAGGCTCAGCCCCCTCGGTTGCGCGCGCGATCTCCACAGGTTCTTAGttgcttccagggcatccccaagcttagttgcttggatcttccttgaatattatcttgggagtgcctttggcatccccaagcttagcgtcttgtcactccttattcttctcatatcgatatctcactaaaaacttgaaaacttcaatcacaaaaaacttaatggaacttcatgagataggttggtacgataaagagcaaaccattcactttggtactgtcaaagacaagattcataattgttatcacacaattcctactgtagcctatcatttccacaatttatattgagcaatataagttatagaaactaggaaacaagcaaactatgcgttgaaaacaaaatctgtcaaaaacagaactgtctgaaGTAATCTGTACTTCAACCATACTTCTGTACCTCCAactttttttgaaaaattaggacaacgtagttAATTTTTATATCTATCACCTGTAAAaatttcagatcaaaagcacattccAGTGGATTTTCAAAAATTCTTGCACTTAGCgcacaagtttctgtttttgcacagattcaagtcaaTCATCAtcgacactatcccaaaggctttacttggcactttattgaaataaaaacaataaaacatgattactacagtagcgtaatcatgtgaacacacaaaaacaataggtaaaagtgttgggttgtctcccaacaagtgtttttctttaatgtcttttagctaggcatgatgagttcaatgatgcttgcataaaagataaggattgaaacataacaagagcatcatgaatcataagttcctctctgagaataattttcagtagcatcatgaatagattcatccatataaccatcacataaagcattctttcatgatccaaaagcatagaaaatttattaccctccatataagcaattttattctcattcaca contains:
- the LOC119279223 gene encoding inactive anthranilate O-methyltransferase 1-like, giving the protein MARREGVHRDPSAAARGRSCTTAATRRVAPGGPPAARQQQQAAPQPRRSSSPPRLQLSGSWAFCKQSPSKQMVHMNQGQGETSYARNSAFQSAQQNRMKLLIEAAIIDLGSNTNTLLPQKVVIADLGCSTGPNALALVSIAIKAIQSYCLQLQQPSPELLVFLNDLPDNDFNMVVKSLVTLRQSKKPLVMIGVTPGSFYERLFTSSSLHLVCSSSSLQWLSKAPEVLARNHIPAYDIDEKARRERLPIVLQAYAEQFRKDFTHFLELRAKELAPGGQMVVSIIGRRFDGIASFHIWEIITQVLSVMASEGVIDKEKFNSFYMPMYGPSNEELKEIIHEEGSFSIREMLVHDFTGGINKELITPAWTANQLRAVFEQILVQHFGDLMDDFVKTSERCWSVEGRLHDELARLAMLTVSVSKA